One stretch of Niallia sp. XMNu-256 DNA includes these proteins:
- a CDS encoding NADH-quinone oxidoreductase subunit B family protein, producing MELKNIDSLTEAEVAELKRNVFMATLDQIKAWARSNSLWPMTFGLACCAIEMMGVGGAHYDFDRFGSIFRTSPRHSDVMIVSGTVTKKMAPIVKRLYDQMPEPKWVIAMGSCATAGGPYVKSYSVVKGVDQVVPVDVYIPGCPPNPAALIYGVNKLREKIRYEAKTGKKVM from the coding sequence ATGGAACTAAAAAATATTGATAGTTTAACAGAGGCCGAAGTGGCAGAGTTAAAGAGAAATGTTTTTATGGCAACACTCGATCAAATTAAGGCATGGGCGCGAAGCAATTCATTATGGCCAATGACATTTGGACTGGCGTGCTGTGCCATTGAAATGATGGGGGTTGGAGGGGCTCATTACGATTTTGACCGTTTTGGTTCCATATTTAGAACGTCACCACGTCACTCAGATGTCATGATTGTTTCTGGGACGGTCACGAAAAAAATGGCACCCATTGTGAAACGTTTATACGACCAAATGCCAGAACCGAAATGGGTCATTGCCATGGGATCGTGCGCAACAGCTGGCGGACCATATGTAAAATCATATTCTGTTGTAAAAGGTGTAGACCAAGTGGTCCCTGTTGATGTATACATACCAGGCTGCCCGCCAAATCCAGCCGCACTGATTTATGGAGTAAATAAGTTAAGAGAGAAAATCCGCTATGAGGCAAAAACCGGGAAGAAGGTGATGTAA
- a CDS encoding NADH-quinone oxidoreductase subunit A encodes MDLLHIYQNSYLIVAIFLGLGIILPIVALFFGKLLRPHKPEEAKYTTYESGIEPFSDSRVQFHVRYYIFALMFVIFDVETVFLYPWAVAYEKLGIFALIEMLIFVFMLIIGLIYAWKKKVLKWN; translated from the coding sequence ATGGATCTTCTTCATATTTATCAAAACAGTTATCTCATTGTCGCAATTTTTCTAGGACTAGGAATTATTTTACCTATTGTAGCACTCTTTTTTGGAAAATTATTGCGACCACATAAGCCGGAAGAAGCTAAGTATACCACCTATGAAAGTGGCATTGAGCCTTTTAGTGATTCACGTGTTCAATTTCATGTTCGTTATTATATATTTGCCCTCATGTTTGTTATTTTTGATGTCGAAACCGTGTTTTTATATCCGTGGGCCGTTGCTTATGAAAAACTCGGAATATTTGCCTTAATTGAAATGTTGATTTTCGTGTTTATGCTTATTATCGGACTTATTTATGCTTGGAAAAAGAAGGTGTTGAAATGGAACTAA